A part of Streptomyces sp. NBC_01451 genomic DNA contains:
- a CDS encoding inorganic phosphate transporter, giving the protein MESFSLILAIVVVTALAFDFTNGFHDTANAMATTISTGALKPKVAVAMSAVLNLVGAFLSVEVANTISKGLVDESGIRPEVIFAALVGAILWNLLTWLVGLPSSSSHALMGGLIGATIASAGTGAVHGDVLVTKVLIPAIAAPLVAGMAAMLATRLSYKLGAARAEGKAAEKGFRVGQIASAGLVSLAHGTNDAQKTMGIITLALVAGGAVSPDSDPPVWVILSAGLAIALGTYLGGWRIIRTMGKGLTDLQPQQGFAAQTSAATVILASSHLGFSLSTTHSVSGSVMGAGLGRKGGVVRWSTATRMFVAWGLTLPAAALVGALAEYVTGFGDWGTALVAAFLIASSAAIWVVSRREVIDHTNVNHVEGESAENAEPAGIVTTAIAAVTPPPAGTIADDLTATIPAPAEVTAKPSATAL; this is encoded by the coding sequence ATGGAAAGCTTCTCGCTGATCCTCGCGATCGTGGTCGTCACCGCGCTTGCGTTCGATTTCACGAACGGTTTCCACGACACCGCCAACGCGATGGCCACCACCATCTCGACCGGTGCGCTCAAGCCCAAGGTCGCGGTCGCCATGTCGGCGGTGCTCAACCTCGTGGGCGCCTTCCTTTCCGTCGAGGTCGCCAACACGATCTCCAAGGGCCTCGTGGACGAGAGCGGTATCCGTCCCGAGGTGATCTTCGCCGCACTGGTCGGCGCGATCCTCTGGAACCTGCTGACCTGGCTGGTCGGGCTCCCGTCCAGTTCCTCGCACGCCCTGATGGGCGGCCTGATCGGCGCGACCATCGCCTCGGCGGGTACGGGCGCCGTCCACGGCGATGTGCTGGTGACGAAGGTGCTGATCCCGGCGATCGCCGCCCCACTGGTGGCGGGCATGGCCGCCATGCTGGCAACCCGGCTGTCGTACAAGCTCGGTGCAGCGCGGGCCGAGGGCAAGGCGGCGGAGAAGGGCTTCCGGGTCGGCCAGATCGCCTCCGCGGGCCTGGTGTCGCTGGCACACGGCACGAACGACGCGCAGAAGACGATGGGCATCATCACCCTCGCCCTGGTCGCCGGCGGCGCCGTCTCCCCCGACTCCGATCCCCCGGTGTGGGTCATCCTCTCCGCGGGCCTGGCCATCGCGCTCGGCACGTATCTGGGCGGCTGGCGCATCATCCGTACGATGGGCAAGGGTCTGACCGACCTCCAGCCCCAGCAGGGCTTCGCCGCCCAGACCAGCGCGGCGACCGTCATCCTGGCCTCCTCCCACCTCGGTTTCTCCCTCTCCACCACGCACTCGGTGTCGGGCTCGGTGATGGGCGCCGGCCTCGGCCGCAAGGGCGGCGTGGTCCGCTGGTCGACGGCGACCCGGATGTTCGTGGCGTGGGGGCTGACGCTGCCCGCCGCGGCTCTCGTCGGCGCGCTGGCGGAGTACGTCACCGGCTTCGGCGACTGGGGCACGGCTCTGGTGGCCGCCTTCCTCATCGCGTCGAGCGCGGCGATCTGGGTCGTGTCGCGCCGCGAGGTGATCGACCACACGAACGTCAACCACGTCGAGGGCGAGTCCGCCGAGAACGCCGAGCCCGCGGGCATCGTCACCACGGCCATCGCCGCCGTGACGCCGCCGCCGGCGGGCACCATCGCCGATGACCTGACGGCTACCATCCCGGCCCCGGCCGAGGTCACGGCGAAGCCGTCGGCCACGGCCCTCTGA
- a CDS encoding cobyric acid synthase has protein sequence MGGGLLVAGTTSDAGKSVVTAGICRWLVRQGVKVAPFKAQNMSLNSFVTREGAEIGRAQAMQAQACRIEPTALMNPVLLKPGGDRSSQVVLMGKPVGEMSARGYHGGRQQRLLGTVLECLAELRGTYDAVICEGAGSPAEINLRRTDIVNMGIARNARLPVLVVGDIDRGGVFASFFGTVALLSPEDQALVAGFLVNKFRGDVSLLEPGLDMLLGLTGRPTYGVLPFRHGLGIDEEDGLRISLRGTVRESNVAPPVGEDVLRVAVCAVPLMSNFTDVDALAAEPGVVVRFVDRPEELADADLVVIPGTRGTVKALAWLRERGLADAVVRRAAEGRPVLGICGGFQVLGEHIEDDVESRQGHVEGLGVLPVRVRFAREKTLTRPVGTALGEQVEGYEIHHGVAEVTGGDRFISDGNGHSLDGCRVGSVWGTHWHGSLESDGFRRAFLREVAAAAGRRFVPAPDTSFAALREEQLDLLGDLVEQHADTDALWRLIESGAPQGLPFIPPGAPA, from the coding sequence ATGGGTGGTGGGCTGCTCGTCGCCGGGACCACCTCCGACGCCGGCAAGAGTGTCGTGACCGCCGGGATCTGCCGGTGGCTGGTGCGGCAGGGGGTCAAGGTCGCGCCGTTCAAGGCGCAGAACATGTCCCTCAACTCCTTCGTCACACGGGAGGGTGCGGAGATCGGGCGGGCGCAGGCCATGCAGGCGCAGGCGTGCCGGATCGAGCCGACGGCGCTCATGAATCCCGTACTGCTGAAGCCGGGGGGCGACCGGAGCAGTCAGGTCGTGCTCATGGGGAAGCCGGTGGGCGAGATGAGTGCGCGTGGGTATCACGGGGGGCGGCAGCAGCGGCTTCTGGGGACCGTGCTGGAGTGCCTCGCCGAACTGCGGGGCACGTATGACGCGGTGATCTGTGAGGGGGCCGGGAGTCCGGCCGAGATCAATCTGCGGCGGACCGACATCGTCAACATGGGGATCGCGCGCAATGCCCGGCTCCCGGTGCTCGTCGTCGGCGACATCGACCGGGGCGGGGTCTTCGCCTCCTTCTTCGGGACGGTCGCCCTGCTGTCCCCCGAGGACCAGGCGCTCGTGGCCGGGTTCCTCGTCAACAAGTTCCGCGGGGACGTCAGCCTGCTCGAACCTGGGCTCGACATGCTGCTCGGGCTCACCGGACGGCCGACCTACGGCGTGCTGCCCTTCCGGCACGGGCTCGGCATCGACGAGGAGGACGGGCTGCGGATCTCGCTGCGGGGGACGGTCCGGGAGTCGAACGTCGCCCCGCCCGTCGGGGAGGACGTGCTGCGGGTCGCCGTGTGCGCGGTCCCGCTGATGTCCAACTTCACCGACGTGGACGCCCTCGCCGCCGAACCGGGTGTCGTGGTGCGGTTCGTGGACCGGCCGGAGGAACTGGCCGACGCCGACCTCGTCGTCATCCCCGGGACGCGGGGAACCGTGAAGGCGCTGGCGTGGCTGCGTGAGCGCGGGCTCGCGGACGCCGTCGTGCGCCGGGCCGCCGAGGGGCGGCCCGTGCTCGGCATCTGCGGCGGGTTCCAGGTTCTCGGCGAGCACATCGAGGACGACGTCGAGAGCCGGCAGGGCCATGTCGAAGGGCTCGGGGTCCTTCCCGTCCGGGTGCGGTTCGCCCGCGAGAAGACCCTCACCCGGCCCGTCGGCACCGCCCTCGGCGAACAGGTCGAGGGGTACGAGATCCATCACGGGGTCGCCGAGGTCACCGGAGGCGATCGGTTCATCTCTGATGGCAATGGACACAGTCTGGACGGGTGCCGGGTCGGGAGCGTCTGGGGCACGCACTGGCACGGCTCGCTCGAATCCGACGGGTTCCGGCGGGCGTTCCTGCGCGAGGTGGCCGCCGCCGCGGGCCGCCGCTTCGTCCCGGCCCCCGACACCTCCTTCGCCGCGCTGCGCGAGGAACAGCTCGACCTGCTCGGCGATCTCGTCGAACAGCACGCGGACACCGACGCGCTCTGGCGGCTCATCGAGTCGGGCGCGCCGCAAGGACTGCCTTTCATTCCACCGGGAGCGCCCGCATGA
- a CDS encoding cobalamin biosynthesis protein: MRADRVFAYGATAGLLGDLILGDPRRGHPVAVFGRAAGAVERVLWRDHRGWGALHTAMCAGGAVFLAAAAGRVVRPSRAASLALTAAATWAVVGGTSLGREARAVGRSLETGDVEAARERLPHLCGRDPQALDPDGIARAVVESVAENTSDAVVGALVWGALGGVPGLVGFRAVNTLDAMVGHRSERYRRYGWASARLDDLAGWPGARLTAVLAAVAGGDPRGAVRAWRADAGRHPSPNAGPVEASFAGALGVRLGGTLSYGGRVEHRPVLNGESGRAVGVPDVERAVRLSRRVSWLALGVCVAGRLLANAIMNRRRNTEGRTS; the protein is encoded by the coding sequence GTGCGTGCCGATCGCGTCTTCGCGTACGGCGCCACCGCCGGACTCCTCGGTGATCTGATCCTCGGCGACCCCCGCCGCGGGCATCCGGTCGCCGTGTTCGGGCGGGCCGCCGGCGCCGTCGAGCGGGTGCTGTGGCGGGACCACCGGGGGTGGGGCGCGCTGCACACCGCCATGTGCGCGGGGGGCGCCGTCTTCCTTGCCGCGGCGGCCGGTCGTGTCGTACGTCCGTCCCGTGCCGCTTCCCTCGCACTCACCGCCGCCGCCACCTGGGCCGTCGTCGGCGGTACCTCCCTCGGCCGGGAGGCGCGGGCCGTCGGCCGGTCCCTGGAGACCGGGGACGTCGAGGCGGCGCGGGAGCGGCTGCCCCATCTCTGCGGGCGGGATCCGCAGGCCCTCGACCCCGACGGGATCGCCCGGGCCGTCGTGGAGTCCGTCGCCGAGAACACCTCCGACGCCGTGGTGGGCGCGCTCGTCTGGGGCGCCCTGGGCGGGGTGCCCGGGCTGGTCGGGTTCCGGGCCGTCAACACCCTGGACGCGATGGTCGGGCACAGGTCGGAGAGATACCGGCGGTACGGCTGGGCCTCCGCGCGGCTCGACGACCTCGCCGGGTGGCCGGGGGCGCGGCTGACCGCCGTGCTCGCCGCCGTCGCCGGCGGTGATCCGCGCGGCGCAGTCCGGGCCTGGCGTGCCGACGCCGGACGCCATCCCAGTCCGAACGCCGGGCCCGTGGAGGCCTCGTTCGCGGGGGCGTTGGGGGTCCGGCTCGGCGGAACGCTGTCCTACGGGGGGCGGGTCGAGCACCGGCCCGTGCTCAACGGGGAGTCCGGGCGGGCTGTCGGCGTCCCCGACGTCGAACGGGCCGTACGGCTGTCCCGGCGCGTCTCCTGGCTGGCCCTCGGCGTCTGTGTCGCCGGGCGGCTGCTCGCGAACGCGATCATGAACAGGCGCAGGAACACCGAAGGGCGTACCTCATGA
- the cobN gene encoding cobaltochelatase subunit CobN — protein MSTVLLLSTADTDLLAARAAAGASYRIGNPTRVDVTEELPALVEGADIAVVRLLGGKRAWEDGLAYLKSAGVPTVLLGGETVPDAELMAESSVPAGVVAEALRYLIEGGPANLVEMARFLSDTVLLTGEGFVEPQKMPEYGVHGSYARESGRPTIGVLFYRAHELSGNTGFVDTLCDAIEARGANALPVYCGSLRGADAGLYELLAGADALVATVLAAGGTHASEASAGGDEEAWDIGALADLDVPVLQGLCLTSSRATWDASDAALSPMDAAMQVAIPEFDGRLITVPFSFKEDGPGGVPVYVADPERAARVAGIAVRHARLKYRPNAEKKLALVFTAYPTKHSRVGNAVGLDTPASAVRVLDALRAAGYSLTEYPDNGDELIHRLIAAGGHDVEWLTEDQLAAAPARVPLADYQAWFDKLDSGMRDGMLEAWGEPPGSLYVDGDDIVLASLQFGNVVVMIQPPRGFGENPIAIYHDPDMPPSHHYMAAYRWLESSFGADAIVHMGKHGTMEWLPGKGLGLSRGCGPDAVLGELPLVYPFIVNDPGEGTQAKRRGHATVVDHLVPPMARADTYGDLAKLEQLLDEYALVSDLDPTKAPAVRAQIWTLVKAAELHHDLHVDDQPDDDAFDEFVMHIDGYLCEIKDVQIRDGLHILGGGPEAEPRVNLVLAVLRASQVWGGTANALPGLRACLAEHFGLVEKELLAEPGAPMKLSAELTDLVEGPARSAADAIDLLEQLCRRLAEGMEERAWEAATVPALVRDVIGLELPDAVAVLEFACREVVPRLARTTDEITHILKALDGGYVPAGPSGSPTRGLVNVLPTGRNFYSVDPKAIPSRLSWEVGQALADSLVQRYLTDNGEYPTSVGLTVWGTSAMRTQGDDIAEILALLGCRPVWDDASRRVTGFEVVPVAELGRPRIDVTVRISGFFRDAFPHVVGLIDDAVRAVADLDEPAESNFVRAHVDADAAGHGDRRRATARIFGSKPGAYGAGLLPLIDARNWRSDADLAEVYAVWGGYAYGRGLDGRAARGDMETAFRRIAVAAKNVDTREHDLVDADDYFQYHGGMVAMVRHLTGSSPEAYVGDSATPDQVKTRTLGEETHRVFRARVVNPRWMAAMRRHGYKGAFEMAATVDYLFGYDATAGVVDDWMYEKLSAEYVFDHENRDFMKKSNPWALRGITERLLEAADRGLWAEPDADTIERLRATYLELEGDLEGDDK, from the coding sequence ATGAGCACAGTGTTGTTGTTGTCGACCGCCGACACGGACCTGCTGGCGGCCCGGGCCGCCGCCGGTGCCTCGTACCGGATCGGCAATCCGACCCGGGTGGATGTCACGGAGGAGCTGCCCGCGCTGGTCGAGGGCGCGGACATCGCCGTCGTGCGGCTGCTGGGCGGGAAGCGGGCCTGGGAGGACGGGCTCGCCTACCTGAAGAGCGCCGGTGTGCCGACCGTGCTGCTCGGCGGGGAGACCGTGCCGGACGCCGAGTTGATGGCCGAGTCGTCGGTGCCCGCCGGGGTGGTCGCGGAGGCGCTGCGCTATCTCATCGAGGGCGGCCCCGCCAACCTCGTGGAGATGGCGCGGTTCCTGTCCGACACCGTGCTGCTGACCGGTGAGGGGTTCGTCGAGCCGCAGAAGATGCCCGAGTACGGGGTGCACGGCTCGTACGCGCGGGAGAGCGGCCGTCCGACCATCGGGGTGCTCTTCTACCGGGCCCACGAGCTCAGCGGCAACACCGGGTTCGTCGACACGCTGTGCGACGCGATCGAGGCGCGGGGCGCCAACGCCCTTCCCGTGTACTGCGGTTCACTGCGCGGGGCGGACGCGGGCCTGTACGAGCTGCTCGCCGGTGCCGACGCCCTGGTCGCCACCGTTCTCGCCGCCGGCGGTACGCACGCCTCGGAGGCGTCGGCCGGCGGTGACGAGGAGGCCTGGGACATCGGGGCGCTCGCCGACCTCGACGTGCCTGTGCTGCAAGGGCTCTGCCTCACGTCGTCGAGAGCCACGTGGGACGCGTCCGACGCCGCCCTCTCCCCCATGGACGCGGCGATGCAGGTCGCGATCCCCGAGTTCGACGGCCGCCTGATCACCGTGCCGTTCTCCTTCAAGGAGGACGGCCCCGGTGGCGTACCCGTGTACGTCGCCGACCCCGAGCGGGCCGCCCGCGTCGCCGGAATCGCCGTACGGCACGCCCGGTTGAAGTACAGGCCGAACGCCGAGAAGAAGCTCGCACTCGTCTTCACCGCCTACCCGACGAAGCACTCCCGGGTCGGCAACGCGGTGGGACTCGACACTCCCGCGTCGGCGGTACGGGTGCTGGACGCGCTGCGCGCCGCCGGGTACTCCCTCACCGAATACCCGGACAACGGGGACGAGTTGATCCACCGGCTCATCGCGGCCGGCGGTCACGACGTGGAGTGGCTGACGGAGGACCAGCTGGCCGCCGCGCCCGCGCGCGTCCCGCTGGCCGACTACCAGGCCTGGTTCGACAAGCTCGACAGCGGGATGCGGGACGGCATGCTGGAGGCGTGGGGCGAGCCTCCGGGCAGCCTGTACGTCGACGGGGACGACATCGTCCTGGCGTCCCTCCAGTTCGGGAACGTCGTCGTGATGATCCAGCCGCCGCGCGGCTTCGGCGAGAACCCGATCGCGATCTACCACGACCCGGACATGCCGCCGTCCCACCACTACATGGCCGCCTACCGGTGGCTGGAGTCCTCGTTCGGCGCGGACGCGATCGTCCACATGGGCAAGCACGGCACCATGGAATGGCTGCCCGGCAAGGGACTTGGGCTGAGTCGCGGGTGCGGGCCGGACGCCGTGCTCGGTGAACTCCCCCTCGTCTACCCGTTCATCGTCAACGACCCCGGTGAGGGCACCCAGGCCAAGCGGCGCGGGCACGCCACGGTCGTCGACCACCTCGTACCGCCGATGGCACGCGCGGACACGTACGGCGACCTGGCGAAGCTGGAGCAGCTCCTCGACGAGTACGCGCTCGTCTCCGACCTCGACCCGACGAAGGCGCCCGCGGTGCGCGCGCAGATCTGGACGCTCGTCAAAGCGGCCGAACTGCATCACGACCTGCATGTGGACGACCAGCCGGACGACGACGCGTTCGACGAGTTCGTCATGCACATCGACGGCTACCTGTGCGAGATCAAGGACGTGCAGATCCGGGACGGCCTGCACATTCTCGGCGGCGGTCCGGAGGCCGAGCCGCGCGTGAACCTCGTCCTGGCCGTGCTGCGCGCCTCGCAGGTGTGGGGCGGTACGGCGAACGCGCTGCCGGGTCTGCGGGCCTGTCTCGCCGAGCACTTCGGGCTGGTCGAGAAGGAGTTGCTGGCCGAGCCGGGCGCCCCGATGAAGCTGTCGGCCGAGCTGACGGATCTCGTCGAGGGGCCGGCGCGTTCGGCCGCCGACGCCATCGACCTGCTGGAGCAGCTGTGCCGGCGGCTCGCGGAGGGCATGGAGGAGCGGGCGTGGGAGGCCGCGACGGTTCCCGCCCTCGTGCGTGACGTCATCGGTCTCGAACTTCCGGACGCCGTCGCGGTGTTGGAGTTCGCCTGCCGTGAGGTGGTGCCCCGGCTGGCCCGTACGACGGACGAGATCACCCACATCCTCAAGGCACTTGACGGCGGCTATGTCCCGGCGGGGCCCTCGGGCTCGCCCACCCGCGGACTCGTCAACGTCCTGCCGACCGGCCGCAACTTCTACTCCGTCGACCCCAAGGCCATTCCGTCCAGGCTGAGTTGGGAGGTCGGACAGGCGCTCGCCGACTCGCTCGTGCAGCGCTATCTGACCGACAACGGCGAGTACCCGACGTCCGTGGGCCTGACGGTCTGGGGCACGTCGGCCATGCGGACCCAGGGCGACGACATCGCCGAGATCCTGGCGCTGCTGGGCTGCCGTCCGGTGTGGGACGACGCGTCGAGGCGGGTGACCGGGTTCGAGGTGGTGCCGGTGGCGGAGCTGGGGCGGCCCCGTATCGACGTCACCGTCCGCATCTCCGGGTTCTTCCGGGACGCGTTCCCGCACGTGGTCGGGCTGATCGACGACGCGGTGCGGGCTGTGGCGGACCTGGACGAGCCGGCCGAGTCCAACTTCGTGCGGGCCCACGTGGACGCCGACGCCGCCGGGCACGGCGACCGGCGGCGGGCCACGGCCCGTATCTTCGGGTCGAAGCCGGGTGCCTACGGTGCCGGGCTGCTGCCGCTGATCGACGCGCGGAACTGGCGCAGCGACGCCGACCTCGCCGAGGTGTACGCGGTGTGGGGCGGCTACGCCTACGGGCGCGGGCTGGACGGGCGGGCTGCCCGGGGTGACATGGAGACGGCGTTCCGGCGGATCGCGGTGGCGGCGAAGAACGTCGACACGCGCGAGCACGACCTGGTCGACGCCGACGACTACTTCCAGTACCACGGCGGCATGGTCGCGATGGTGCGGCACCTGACGGGGTCGAGCCCCGAGGCGTACGTCGGTGACTCCGCGACTCCCGACCAGGTGAAGACGCGCACGCTGGGCGAGGAGACCCACCGGGTGTTCCGCGCCCGGGTGGTCAACCCGCGCTGGATGGCGGCGATGCGGCGGCACGGCTACAAGGGCGCGTTCGAGATGGCCGCGACCGTGGACTACCTCTTCGGGTACGACGCCACGGCAGGGGTCGTGGACGACTGGATGTACGAGAAGCTCAGCGCCGAGTACGTCTTCGACCACGAGAACCGGGACTTCATGAAGAAGTCCAACCCGTGGGCGCTGCGCGGGATCACGGAGCGGTTGCTGGAGGCCGCCGACCGTGGGTTGTGGGCCGAGCCGGACGCCGACACGATCGAGCGGCTGCGCGCGACCTACCTGGAGCTCGAAGGCGATCTGGAGGGCGACGACAAGTGA
- a CDS encoding lysozyme gives MARDHRPSLRHFRRRSRAVAATAAAIAIGGTVLTEVPVSAAGEPRGHDVSSHQKDVDWQSAKAKGATFVYIKATESHTYRSPYFGRQYDGSRAAGLIRGAYHFALPDRSSGITQARYFVRNGGAWRADGWTLPPALDVEYNPYGKKKCYGLDKAEMASWITAFSNEVARLTGRRPVIYTTAHWWNTCTNSSSAFTSKHALWLARYNASDAGALPSGGWKFWTFWQYDNSGSLPGDQNLFNGTSAQLKRFAKG, from the coding sequence ATGGCCCGTGATCACCGACCCTCGCTCCGGCACTTCCGGCGCCGGTCCCGTGCCGTCGCGGCCACCGCGGCGGCGATCGCCATCGGCGGGACCGTCCTGACGGAGGTCCCGGTCTCGGCGGCGGGTGAGCCGAGGGGGCACGACGTCTCGTCGCACCAGAAGGACGTCGACTGGCAGTCCGCGAAGGCGAAGGGCGCCACTTTCGTATACATCAAGGCGACCGAGTCCCACACCTACCGCAGTCCGTACTTCGGCCGGCAGTACGACGGTTCACGGGCCGCCGGCCTGATCCGCGGGGCCTACCACTTCGCCCTGCCGGACAGGTCGTCCGGCATCACCCAGGCCCGGTACTTCGTGCGCAACGGCGGGGCCTGGCGCGCGGACGGGTGGACGCTGCCCCCCGCGCTCGACGTCGAGTACAACCCCTACGGCAAGAAGAAGTGCTACGGCCTCGACAAGGCGGAGATGGCCAGTTGGATCACGGCCTTCAGCAACGAGGTCGCCCGGCTCACCGGCCGCCGTCCGGTCATCTACACGACCGCCCACTGGTGGAACACCTGCACGAACAGCAGCAGTGCCTTCACTTCGAAGCACGCCCTGTGGCTGGCCCGCTACAACGCGTCCGACGCGGGGGCGCTGCCGTCCGGCGGCTGGAAGTTCTGGACGTTCTGGCAGTACGACAACAGCGGCTCGCTGCCGGGTGACCAGAACCTCTTCAACGGGACGTCGGCCCAGCTCAAACGGTTCGCGAAGGGCTGA